The following are encoded together in the Jaculus jaculus isolate mJacJac1 chromosome 3, mJacJac1.mat.Y.cur, whole genome shotgun sequence genome:
- the LOC123459568 gene encoding N-lysine methyltransferase KMT5A-like → MGEGGAVGRRRPFPGAPRRRWWRRQQQQQRQRQRWWPGREGAGRTAMGLAGLQENVFAGQSKIYSYMSPNKCSGMRIPLQEENSVIQHEVKCQGKPLAGIYRKREEKRNAGNAIRNTMKSEEQKIKDARRDPLAPFPNQKSEAAEPPKTPPPSFDSTNAVVTKQALKKPLKGKQAPRKKAQGKTQQNRKLTDFYPVRRSSRKSKAELQSEERKRIDELIESGKEEGMKIDLIDGKGRGVIATKQFCRGDFVVEYHGDLIEITDAKKREAVYAQDPSTGCYMYYFQYLSKTYRVDATRETNRLGRLINHSKCGNCQTKLHDMDGVPHLILIAWRDIAAGEELLYDYGDRSKASIEAYPWLKH, encoded by the coding sequence ATGGGGGAAGGGGGCGCCGTGGGGCGCCGTCGGCCCTTCCCCGGGGCGCCGCGGCGGCGCTggtggcggcggcagcagcaacagcagcggcagcggcagcgctGGTGGCCGGGCCGCGAGGGCGCGGGGCGCACCGCCATGGGCCTGGCCGGGCTGCAGGAGAATGTGTTTGCTGGGCAATCAAAGATCTATTCCTACATGAGCCCGAACAAGTGCTCTGGAATGCGTATTCCCCTTCAGGAAGAGAACTCAGTTATACAGCACGAAGTCAAATGCCAAGGGAAACCATTAGCTGGGATCTACAGGAAacgagaagagaaaagaaatgctggGAACGCCATAAGAAACACCATGAAGTCTGAGGAACAGAAGATCAAAGATGCCAGGAGAGATCCCCTGGCACCTTTTCCAAACCAAAAATCTGAAGCAGCAGAACCTCCAAAAACTCCACCCCCATCATTTGATTCTACCAATGCAGTTGTCACCAAGCAAGCCCTGAAAAAGCCCCTCAAGGGCAAGCAGGCCCCCCGGAAAAAAGCTCAAGGAAAAACACAGCAGAATCGCAAACTCACAGATTTCTACCCGGTCCGAAGGAGCTCCAGGAAGAGCAAAGCTGAGCTGCAGTCTGAAGAACGGAAAAGAATAGACGAGCTGATCGAGAGTGGGAAGGAAGAAGGCATGAAGATTGACCTCATTGATGGCAAAGGCAGGGGCGTGATTGCCACCAAGCAGTTCTGCAGGGGTGACTTTGTGGTGGAATACCACGGGGACCTCATTGAGATCACTGACGCCAAGAAGCGGGAGGCTGTGTATGCACAAGACCCCTCCACGGGCTGCTACATGTACTATTTTCAGTATCTGAGCAAAACATACCGCGTGGATGCCACTCGAGAGACAAATCGCCTAGGGAGACTGATCAACCACAGCAAATGTGGGAACTGCCAAACTAAACTGCATGACATGGATGGCGTGCCTCACCTCATCCTCATCGCCTGGCGTGACATCGCAGCGGGAGAGGAGCTCCTGTACGACTATGGCGACCGCAGCAAGGCCTCCATTGAAGCCTACCCGTGGCTGAAGCATTAG